A genome region from Dehalococcoidales bacterium includes the following:
- a CDS encoding aminotransferase class I/II-fold pyridoxal phosphate-dependent enzyme encodes MSAKSLRLPKNKLVSDRTNALSPSGIRKFFDLLMNMEGVISLGVGEPDFSTPWHISEAAVKSLERGYTMYTSNSGILELRELTSKYLKDKYGIDYDPNHEILMTVGVSEALDLAMRAIINPGDEVIMTDPHYVAYDACVLLAEGKPVMVPTYAHNNFAVEAKDIEAKITRKTKAILIGFPSNPTGAVMPRQKLLELAAVAMKHNLIVISDEIYARLTYDVQHTCFASLPGVKDHTILLNGFSKAYAMTGWRIGYAAAPREIIAAMTKIHQYSIMSAPTPAQVAAIEALKTGEPDVVDMVADYNRRRKIIVKGLNDIGLPCFEPKGAFYAFPQITCTGMTSEDFSETLLKEEKVAVVPGSAFGKCGEGYVRCCYATSLDKIEEALKRMGRFVKKYGKK; translated from the coding sequence ATGTCAGCCAAATCATTACGTTTGCCTAAAAATAAGCTGGTATCGGATAGAACTAACGCCCTTTCGCCTTCCGGCATCCGCAAGTTCTTTGACCTGCTGATGAACATGGAGGGGGTCATTTCCCTGGGCGTGGGCGAGCCGGACTTTTCCACGCCGTGGCACATCAGCGAGGCGGCGGTGAAGAGTCTGGAGCGGGGCTATACCATGTACACCTCCAACTCCGGCATCCTGGAGCTGCGCGAGCTTACCTCCAAATACCTCAAAGACAAGTATGGTATCGACTACGACCCCAACCACGAGATTCTGATGACCGTGGGCGTTTCCGAGGCGCTGGACCTGGCGATGCGCGCCATCATCAACCCCGGCGACGAGGTTATCATGACCGACCCCCATTACGTGGCTTATGATGCCTGCGTGCTGCTGGCGGAGGGCAAGCCCGTCATGGTGCCAACCTATGCCCACAACAACTTCGCGGTAGAGGCCAAAGATATCGAAGCTAAGATAACCAGGAAGACCAAGGCCATCCTTATCGGCTTTCCTTCCAATCCCACCGGCGCGGTCATGCCCCGGCAAAAGCTGCTGGAGCTGGCGGCGGTAGCCATGAAACACAACCTGATCGTTATCTCGGACGAGATTTACGCGCGGCTGACCTACGATGTGCAGCATACCTGCTTCGCCAGCCTGCCGGGCGTTAAAGACCACACGATACTTTTAAACGGTTTTTCCAAGGCCTACGCCATGACCGGCTGGCGCATCGGCTACGCGGCGGCACCCAGGGAGATAATCGCCGCTATGACCAAGATTCACCAGTACTCCATCATGAGCGCGCCCACGCCGGCCCAGGTGGCGGCTATCGAGGCTCTAAAGACCGGCGAGCCGGACGTGGTGGATATGGTGGCGGACTATAACCGGCGGCGCAAGATTATCGTCAAGGGACTGAACGACATCGGTCTGCCCTGCTTCGAGCCGAAGGGGGCTTTTTACGCCTTCCCGCAGATAACCTGCACCGGCATGACATCGGAAGATTTTTCCGAGACGCTGCTCAAGGAGGAAAAGGTGGCGGTGGTGCCCGGCTCCGCTTTCGGGAAGTGCGGGGAGGGCTACGTGCGCTGCTGCTACGCCACCTCCCTGGACAAGATAGAGGAAGCTTTGAAGCGCATGGGGCGGTTCGTGAAGAAGTACGGGAAGAAGTAG
- a CDS encoding GatB/YqeY domain-containing protein — protein MEAELQKRITDDLKQAMKSGDTLKRDTLRMLLSSIKYAEGAKLSALDEGEILGVISKDVKRHQESIDAFKKGNRQDLVDKETAEQIILQSYLPQQATREDIVKMAREIMAAVGAKSPGDKGKVMQQLMPKLKGKADGKLINDVVTELLGK, from the coding sequence ATGGAAGCCGAACTTCAAAAAAGAATAACTGACGACCTTAAACAGGCGATGAAAAGCGGCGATACCCTTAAGCGGGATACGCTGCGTATGCTGTTGTCATCCATAAAATACGCCGAGGGCGCCAAGCTGTCCGCTTTGGACGAGGGCGAAATCCTCGGCGTTATTTCTAAAGACGTTAAACGCCACCAGGAAAGCATCGATGCTTTTAAAAAGGGCAACCGGCAGGACCTGGTGGATAAAGAGACCGCGGAGCAGATTATCCTGCAAAGCTATCTCCCGCAGCAGGCCACCCGGGAAGACATCGTGAAGATGGCCCGGGAAATCATGGCGGCGGTGGGCGCCAAAAGCCCCGGCGATAAGGGCAAGGTAATGCAGCAGCTGATGCCCAAACTCAAAGGCAAAGCGGACGGCAAACTCATCAACGACGTGGTTACGGAGCTATTGGGCAAGTAA
- a CDS encoding type II toxin-antitoxin system RelE/ParE family toxin, producing MSYVVHVLLSAEKEMDKLPSDIHTRISRKIISLEDNPRPRGVKKLSGREEHRLRIGDYRILYVIDDKDHSVTVVAIGHRREVYR from the coding sequence TTGAGCTACGTTGTCCATGTCCTTCTTTCCGCTGAAAAAGAAATGGATAAATTGCCCTCTGATATCCATACCCGTATCAGCCGGAAAATCATTAGCCTTGAAGATAATCCGCGTCCCAGGGGTGTCAAAAAGCTAAGCGGGCGTGAAGAACACCGTCTGCGCATAGGTGATTACAGGATTTTATACGTTATTGATGATAAAGACCATTCCGTAACCGTTGTGGCAATCGGCCATCGGCGGGAGGTTTACCGGTAA
- a CDS encoding HIT family protein, with translation MTESWMPREQWEALVKGVNCPLCAEVKSTEPSNEYGYMVADLSFSRLRLCLNQYVKGYCVLICHKHVREPYELPQDEREMFFDDMMRAGLALENVFRSVKMNFQILGNAVPHLHCHLQPRYYGDPSPHRPIDPEKETVLLKPEAYQESVAKIRVMLDLTRNL, from the coding sequence ATGACAGAAAGCTGGATGCCCCGCGAGCAATGGGAAGCCCTGGTCAAAGGCGTTAACTGCCCGCTCTGCGCGGAAGTAAAGTCCACGGAGCCGTCCAACGAATACGGCTATATGGTGGCCGACCTCTCGTTCAGTCGGCTGCGGCTGTGCCTCAACCAGTACGTCAAAGGCTATTGCGTCCTCATCTGCCACAAGCACGTCCGCGAGCCTTACGAGCTGCCCCAGGACGAGCGTGAGATGTTCTTCGACGATATGATGAGGGCGGGGCTGGCGCTGGAAAACGTCTTCAGGTCGGTGAAAATGAACTTTCAGATACTGGGCAACGCCGTGCCGCACCTGCACTGCCACTTGCAGCCCCGCTACTATGGCGACCCCTCCCCCCACCGCCCCATAGACCCCGAAAAAGAAACGGTACTGCTAAAGCCGGAAGCGTATCAAGAATCAGTGGCAAAAATCCGTGTCATGCTGGACCTTACCCGCAATCTGTAA
- a CDS encoding DUF402 domain-containing protein, which translates to MPNQSFFRPGQTIVIREMCDGRIWEARPAVVVSDTPRLGAFFVPPGSIWKESGEDFRPAERVGKSWRLKDKVWGFGGILRLTVPAASYSVLLLRNADGSLYQWYINLEDPLRRTGLGFDYEDNILDIGVNPDFSGWHWKDEDELQEAIIIGLISQEKAAALYTEGKKAVDWLISGQSPFNGWEKWRPDPAWTLPVFPEGWEEAKP; encoded by the coding sequence ATGCCAAACCAATCTTTCTTCCGTCCCGGTCAGACCATCGTTATCCGTGAAATGTGCGATGGCAGGATATGGGAGGCCCGGCCGGCTGTCGTCGTAAGTGATACACCGAGACTCGGGGCTTTTTTCGTGCCGCCCGGTTCCATCTGGAAAGAATCCGGCGAAGACTTCCGGCCTGCTGAACGCGTTGGTAAGTCATGGCGTCTTAAAGATAAAGTTTGGGGTTTCGGCGGAATATTAAGGCTTACCGTCCCTGCTGCCAGCTACTCGGTCTTACTCTTGAGAAATGCTGACGGTTCTCTTTACCAGTGGTATATTAACCTCGAAGACCCCCTGCGCCGTACCGGGCTCGGCTTCGATTATGAGGATAATATCCTGGATATAGGTGTTAATCCGGATTTCTCCGGCTGGCACTGGAAAGACGAGGACGAGTTACAGGAAGCTATTATAATTGGGCTTATTTCTCAAGAAAAAGCCGCGGCGCTTTATACGGAAGGCAAAAAAGCCGTGGACTGGCTGATTTCCGGCCAGTCTCCATTCAACGGCTGGGAAAAATGGCGGCCCGACCCCGCCTGGACGTTACCGGTCTTTCCGGAGGGTTGGGAGGAGGCAAAGCCATGA
- a CDS encoding radical SAM protein translates to MRHKGRKTDSKGHPSARLDREEGAIIKDWGGRLPIALIYPNTYHLGMSNLGVHAVYSLFNSSLRVVCERVFLDTLDKTTPIAIESGRPLEDFAVLAFSISYELDYFNVIQILKAAGIPLFAADRDETYPLIIAGGPCVTANPLPLAPICDAFCIGEAEPIAPVLLPTLSENIGNTRTVLLRALAAVPGVYVPLEPHNIPVARQWTKNLDDIPTRSVILTPDTELGDSYLIEVERGCARGCRFCMVNGAYAPLRFRSPENILKQAWEGLHARRRIGLVGPTVTDHPRINELLDGLRKLNAEIAISSLRIDTITEKIVEELARGKTQTVTIAPEAGSQRLRDMINKDITADDILRTADMIAGQRFTQLKLYFIIGLPTETDEDIGEIVNLTLSIKDRLEQHKSAARITVNASPFVPKASTPFQWLPMASEETLNRRLGILQSSLPLKGIKLNEESPAWSRVQGALSRGDARLAMAMADMPEISLAAWRAMAELHKLDIDYYVNQKWDTDIPLPWSMIDSGAKPERLCNELEKALK, encoded by the coding sequence ATGAGGCATAAAGGCAGAAAGACCGACTCCAAAGGGCATCCCAGCGCGCGGCTAGACCGTGAAGAAGGGGCCATAATCAAGGACTGGGGGGGCCGCCTGCCGATAGCGCTTATTTACCCCAACACCTATCACCTGGGCATGTCCAACCTGGGCGTGCACGCGGTTTACAGCCTGTTCAACAGCAGCCTGCGCGTGGTGTGCGAGCGCGTTTTCCTGGATACGCTGGACAAGACCACGCCCATCGCCATTGAGTCCGGGAGGCCGCTGGAGGACTTCGCGGTGCTGGCTTTCTCCATCTCTTACGAACTGGACTACTTTAACGTCATTCAAATCCTTAAAGCCGCCGGGATTCCGCTCTTCGCCGCCGACCGCGATGAGACCTATCCGCTGATTATCGCGGGGGGGCCCTGCGTTACGGCTAATCCCCTGCCGCTGGCGCCGATTTGCGACGCTTTTTGCATCGGGGAGGCGGAGCCGATAGCGCCTGTATTGCTGCCGACCCTCTCCGAAAATATCGGCAATACGCGTACCGTACTGCTCCGGGCGCTGGCGGCGGTGCCCGGCGTTTACGTGCCGCTGGAACCGCACAATATCCCGGTGGCGCGCCAGTGGACGAAAAACCTGGACGACATCCCTACCCGCTCGGTAATACTCACGCCGGACACCGAGCTGGGGGATTCCTATCTTATCGAGGTAGAGCGCGGCTGCGCCCGCGGCTGCCGCTTCTGCATGGTCAACGGCGCTTACGCCCCGCTGCGCTTCCGCTCCCCGGAAAATATCCTCAAGCAAGCGTGGGAAGGGCTGCATGCGCGGCGGCGCATCGGGCTGGTGGGACCAACGGTTACCGACCACCCCCGGATAAACGAGCTGCTGGACGGCCTCCGCAAACTGAACGCCGAGATTGCCATCAGCTCCCTGCGCATCGATACCATTACCGAAAAAATCGTCGAAGAGCTGGCCAGGGGCAAGACGCAGACGGTGACCATCGCGCCGGAGGCCGGCTCCCAGCGCCTGCGGGACATGATTAATAAAGACATCACCGCCGATGATATCCTGAGGACGGCGGATATGATTGCCGGGCAGCGCTTCACCCAGCTAAAGCTATATTTCATCATCGGGCTGCCCACTGAGACCGATGAGGACATAGGGGAAATAGTCAATCTGACGCTGTCCATCAAGGACCGGCTGGAACAACACAAGAGCGCCGCCCGCATCACGGTTAACGCCAGCCCCTTCGTCCCCAAAGCGTCCACGCCCTTCCAGTGGCTGCCGATGGCGTCCGAGGAAACGCTGAACCGCCGGCTGGGCATATTGCAGAGCTCTCTGCCGCTGAAGGGCATCAAGCTCAACGAGGAAAGCCCGGCGTGGAGCCGGGTACAGGGAGCGCTCTCCCGCGGCGACGCCAGACTGGCCATGGCCATGGCGGATATGCCGGAGATTTCCCTGGCCGCCTGGCGCGCCATGGCCGAACTGCACAAACTGGATATCGATTATTATGTCAATCAGAAATGGGACACCGATATTCCCCTGCCCTGGTCGATGATAGATTCCGGGGCCAAGCCGGAGAGATTGTGCAACGAATTGGAGAAAGCGCTTAAATGA
- a CDS encoding NYN domain-containing protein, with protein sequence MGERIMVFIDGSNLYHSLKNYFNRADLDLGKFCNKMLGKRQLIRIYYYNAKVGQKQEPELYKQQQAFFAGVNAIPYTELRLGRLVYTNWPSVPPYEKGTDVQLATDMITHSYKNNYDVAILVAGDNDFAGAVQAVKDNGKHVEVALFGKQGTSQQLRESADRVIPITARVLKDCWKDSSSNSSNN encoded by the coding sequence ATGGGGGAGAGGATAATGGTATTTATAGACGGCAGCAACCTCTATCATTCCCTGAAAAACTATTTCAACCGGGCAGACCTGGACCTGGGTAAATTCTGCAACAAGATGTTAGGGAAACGCCAGCTTATCAGGATTTACTACTATAACGCCAAGGTAGGACAGAAGCAGGAACCGGAACTTTACAAGCAGCAGCAGGCGTTTTTCGCGGGGGTCAACGCCATACCCTATACCGAATTGCGTCTGGGACGCCTGGTTTATACCAACTGGCCCAGCGTACCGCCGTACGAAAAAGGCACCGATGTCCAGCTGGCCACCGATATGATAACCCACAGCTATAAAAATAATTATGATGTCGCTATACTGGTGGCGGGGGATAATGATTTCGCCGGGGCCGTACAGGCCGTGAAAGACAACGGCAAGCACGTCGAGGTAGCGCTGTTCGGCAAGCAGGGGACTTCCCAGCAATTGAGGGAATCGGCGGACAGGGTGATTCCCATTACCGCCCGGGTACTCAAGGACTGCTGGAAAGATTCGTCTTCCAATTCTTCTAATAATTAA
- a CDS encoding Lrp/AsnC family transcriptional regulator, which yields MLKDILKILENDARTTDKQIATMVGVSAAEVSKLVKQAEKERVILKYRTVVNWDKLEGDELVWALIEVKVKPEPETGFDSIAGRIALYEQVKSLFLASGTFDLMLVVVGKSEHKVADFVSQNLAHIEGVQGTVTHFILKRYKDDGVILNGGEGVQREPVVL from the coding sequence ATGCTTAAAGACATCTTGAAAATCCTGGAAAATGATGCCCGCACAACGGACAAGCAAATAGCTACCATGGTCGGCGTATCCGCCGCCGAGGTGAGCAAGCTGGTCAAGCAGGCGGAAAAAGAGCGCGTCATTCTCAAGTACAGGACCGTGGTCAACTGGGACAAACTGGAAGGCGACGAGTTGGTCTGGGCGCTTATCGAGGTAAAAGTGAAGCCGGAACCGGAAACCGGCTTCGACTCCATCGCCGGGCGCATCGCTCTTTACGAACAGGTAAAGTCGCTTTTCCTGGCTTCCGGCACCTTTGATTTGATGTTAGTAGTGGTGGGGAAGTCGGAGCACAAGGTAGCGGACTTCGTCTCGCAAAACCTGGCGCACATCGAGGGGGTACAGGGCACGGTGACCCACTTTATCCTCAAACGCTATAAGGACGACGGCGTAATCTTGAACGGGGGGGAGGGGGTTCAGCGAGAGCCGGTAGTCCTGTAA
- the gatA gene encoding Asp-tRNA(Asn)/Glu-tRNA(Gln) amidotransferase subunit GatA: protein MKLPLTIHEAHRLLKEKQISSVELTGAYLERIAKLEPKVRAMVTVTGEKALAQARKADAMIKAGDITPLTGVPVAIKDVICTKGVKTTCSSKMLENFVPPYDAMVMDKLNAAGAVMVGKTNMDEFAMGSSTENSALFVTHNPWDLERVPGGSSGGSAVAVAAGEAAAALGSDTGGSIRQPAGFCSVVGLKPTYGRVSRFGLVAFASSLDQIGPLTQDVTDSALMLNAISGHDERDSTSVPEPVPDYTKSLKPDLKGIRLGIPKEYYVEGMQPGVSSAMKAAIRQFEDLGAKMEEVSLPHTSYALAVYYIIAPSEASANLARYDGVKYGFSYKGDTMWESMEKTRGQGFGPEVKRRIMLGTYALSAGFYDAWYLKAQKVRTLIRREFDAVFEKCDALVTPTSPTVPFKIGEKTDDPLAMYLSDVCTLPINIAGVPGLSIPAGFADGLPVGMQLIGKHFGEETLFRVAYAYEQSTEWHKQRAVGI from the coding sequence ATGAAATTACCGCTGACGATTCATGAAGCGCACCGGCTGCTCAAGGAAAAGCAAATATCCTCGGTGGAGCTGACCGGAGCGTATTTGGAGCGTATCGCTAAACTGGAGCCGAAAGTCCGCGCCATGGTCACGGTCACCGGGGAAAAGGCGCTGGCGCAGGCCCGGAAAGCGGACGCCATGATAAAAGCGGGCGATATCACCCCGCTTACCGGCGTGCCGGTGGCCATCAAGGACGTTATCTGCACCAAAGGCGTGAAAACGACCTGCTCCTCTAAAATGCTGGAAAACTTCGTGCCCCCGTATGACGCTATGGTCATGGACAAACTTAACGCCGCCGGGGCGGTGATGGTGGGCAAGACCAATATGGACGAGTTCGCCATGGGATCTTCGACGGAAAACTCGGCGCTGTTCGTGACCCACAACCCCTGGGATTTGGAACGCGTGCCGGGCGGCTCCAGCGGCGGGTCAGCGGTGGCGGTGGCGGCGGGGGAGGCGGCCGCCGCTTTGGGGTCGGACACGGGCGGCAGCATCCGCCAGCCGGCCGGCTTTTGCAGCGTGGTGGGGCTTAAACCCACCTACGGCCGAGTCAGCCGCTTCGGGCTGGTCGCTTTCGCTTCATCGCTCGACCAGATAGGGCCGCTGACCCAGGACGTGACCGACTCCGCTCTGATGCTGAACGCTATTTCCGGCCACGACGAGCGGGATTCCACCTCCGTGCCGGAGCCGGTGCCGGACTATACTAAGAGCCTGAAACCGGACTTGAAGGGTATCAGGCTCGGCATACCTAAAGAGTATTACGTGGAGGGGATGCAGCCGGGGGTGTCCTCCGCCATGAAAGCCGCTATCAGGCAATTTGAGGACCTCGGCGCTAAAATGGAAGAAGTATCCCTGCCGCACACGTCTTACGCCCTGGCTGTTTACTATATCATCGCCCCGTCCGAGGCGTCCGCCAACCTGGCGCGCTATGACGGCGTGAAATACGGCTTCTCCTATAAAGGCGACACGATGTGGGAGAGCATGGAAAAGACCCGCGGCCAGGGCTTCGGGCCGGAGGTAAAGCGCCGCATCATGCTGGGTACTTACGCGCTTTCCGCCGGCTTTTACGACGCCTGGTATCTGAAAGCCCAGAAGGTGCGCACTTTAATCAGGCGCGAGTTCGACGCCGTCTTTGAGAAGTGTGACGCTCTGGTTACCCCTACCTCCCCCACCGTCCCCTTTAAAATAGGGGAAAAGACGGACGACCCCCTGGCCATGTATTTGAGCGATGTTTGCACTTTGCCCATTAATATCGCCGGGGTGCCGGGCTTATCCATCCCCGCCGGTTTCGCGGACGGCCTGCCGGTAGGCATGCAGCTCATCGGCAAACACTTCGGGGAGGAAACGCTTTTCCGCGTGGCCTATGCCTATGAGCAGTCTACAGAGTGGCATAAACAGCGGGCTGTCGGAATATAA
- a CDS encoding PH domain-containing protein, with protein MDKVFGIIPASSGVLTFLWVFCIVMAVVLIGVIALFASFGYQARHATFALTDTGLRIGPGLYGRTIPKDIIEAEGVRVIDLNLEKDYQPKWRTNGAGLPGYSLGWFKLKNQEKALLFVTDRSSIVYIPTTGNYSVMLSVRDAAEMVKAIQLWK; from the coding sequence ATGGATAAGGTATTCGGCATCATTCCGGCGTCATCGGGCGTGCTGACTTTCTTGTGGGTTTTTTGTATCGTCATGGCTGTTGTGCTTATCGGCGTCATTGCCCTGTTCGCCTCGTTCGGGTACCAGGCCCGGCATGCCACTTTCGCCCTGACGGATACGGGACTGCGCATCGGACCCGGACTTTACGGCCGCACGATACCCAAAGACATAATCGAGGCGGAGGGTGTGCGCGTTATCGATTTGAATCTGGAAAAAGACTACCAGCCTAAATGGCGCACCAACGGCGCCGGCCTGCCCGGCTATTCCCTGGGCTGGTTCAAACTGAAGAATCAGGAAAAGGCGCTATTGTTCGTCACCGACCGCTCCAGCATCGTCTATATTCCCACCACCGGCAACTACTCGGTGATGCTGAGCGTGCGGGACGCCGCGGAAATGGTAAAAGCTATACAGCTTTGGAAATAG
- the gatC gene encoding Asp-tRNA(Asn)/Glu-tRNA(Gln) amidotransferase subunit GatC produces the protein MKLSREEVLHIARLARVSLTEAEITRMSEQLSNLLEHFEVLQKVDTEGVPPTAQSVSLQSVMRDDVVAPSLTAEDVLANAPRRDGEYFRVRAVLE, from the coding sequence ATGAAATTAAGTCGTGAAGAAGTTCTGCATATCGCCCGTCTGGCGCGGGTATCCCTGACCGAGGCGGAAATCACCCGCATGAGCGAGCAGCTTTCCAATCTGCTGGAGCACTTTGAGGTCTTGCAGAAAGTGGATACCGAGGGCGTGCCGCCCACAGCGCAGTCCGTGTCCCTGCAAAGCGTTATGCGGGACGATGTGGTAGCGCCCTCGCTGACGGCGGAAGACGTTTTAGCTAACGCGCCCCGGCGCGATGGTGAATATTTCAGGGTGCGGGCGGTGCTGGAATAA